In Synergistaceae bacterium, one genomic interval encodes:
- a CDS encoding polysaccharide pyruvyl transferase family protein: MQTSSAINAGKRNVLLVTLYENFNYGNVLQRYALTRTLESFGFEVTHLCGDQPSKLEKVMANIKLPIKYILALLGSEKFRRQFQQRKREKRFKAFQDKFTAEKICLSFREALSADKSQWSEYYCAVTGSDQVWHNWHRTPEELRYYYLEFVPPEKRVCYAPSFGFSRFPEQDIELHRRGLQGFSRLSCREEEMRPLIRALTGQEAELVLDPTLLLSPEQWREVAQKPKYPVPERYVVCYFLGQITPEYQQAIHDMAGGLPVINIHDIDTDYYITHPGEFVYMIDRADFVVTDSFHGTAFSVNLGKNFMAFRRKQKNMEDMFGRIESILTNTGLMNHVYESGMDSRPEMPDSVSVREKLGTMREKSLKYLRECLKV; this comes from the coding sequence ATGCAAACATCTTCCGCCATTAACGCGGGGAAACGCAACGTACTTCTTGTAACACTGTACGAAAATTTTAATTATGGCAATGTCCTTCAGAGATACGCCCTGACACGGACTCTTGAGAGCTTTGGATTTGAGGTAACGCACCTTTGCGGGGATCAGCCTTCAAAGCTCGAAAAGGTCATGGCAAACATCAAGCTGCCGATAAAATATATTCTCGCGCTTCTTGGTTCGGAGAAATTCCGCAGACAGTTCCAGCAAAGAAAACGGGAAAAACGCTTCAAGGCGTTTCAGGACAAGTTTACGGCGGAGAAAATATGTCTGTCATTCCGCGAAGCACTCAGCGCGGACAAATCGCAATGGAGCGAATACTATTGCGCCGTAACAGGAAGCGACCAGGTGTGGCACAACTGGCACAGGACTCCCGAAGAGCTGAGATATTACTACCTTGAGTTTGTCCCGCCGGAAAAGCGAGTCTGCTACGCTCCGAGTTTCGGATTCTCGCGCTTCCCGGAGCAGGACATAGAGCTTCACCGCAGGGGGCTTCAGGGATTCAGCCGACTCTCATGCCGTGAAGAGGAAATGCGGCCATTGATACGCGCCCTCACAGGGCAGGAGGCAGAATTAGTGCTTGACCCGACATTGCTTTTGTCCCCGGAGCAGTGGCGGGAAGTCGCCCAAAAGCCAAAATACCCCGTGCCGGAACGCTATGTAGTCTGCTACTTTCTCGGACAAATCACGCCGGAATACCAGCAGGCGATTCATGACATGGCCGGAGGGCTTCCCGTCATAAACATTCATGATATTGACACAGATTATTACATTACGCATCCAGGCGAGTTCGTGTATATGATTGACCGTGCCGATTTTGTAGTTACTGACTCTTTTCACGGGACTGCGTTCTCTGTGAACTTGGGCAAAAACTTCATGGCGTTCAGGCGGAAACAGAAAAATATGGAGGACATGTTCGGCAGGATTGAGAGCATTCTCACAAACACGGGGCTGATGAATCATGTTTACGAGTCCGGCATGGATTCGCGGCCTGAAATGCCCGACTCGGTCTCTGTGCGTGAAAAGCTGGGTACAATGCGCGAAAAGTCGCTGAAATATCTGCGTGAGTGCCTGAAAGTTTAG
- a CDS encoding sugar transferase, with translation MGTLIFIAAAYALCLCFSPGTACADEVPSNESDKSLRKDYRYNMKDILRRKSRIYFFLKRAFDIISSGIALLLLSPVFLAAAIAVKLEDGGPVFYSAKRWGKDLKPFNMHKFRSMRVNAESMLAELLKDSEQTGHAFKIKDDPRITRVGKFIRKYSIDELPQLWNIFVGDMSVVGPRPIMTVDTEMIDDYDRQRWLVRPGLTCYWQISGRADVKWAQWIEMDLDYIEKMSLTEDFMMILKTFPVVFRAQGAY, from the coding sequence ATGGGAACGCTGATTTTCATTGCCGCCGCGTATGCTCTGTGCTTATGTTTCTCACCCGGTACGGCGTGTGCTGATGAAGTCCCTTCAAACGAATCTGATAAATCCCTCCGAAAAGATTACAGGTATAACATGAAGGACATCCTGAGACGCAAGAGCCGGATATATTTTTTCCTGAAACGCGCTTTTGACATAATTTCGTCGGGCATAGCACTTTTGCTTCTCTCGCCTGTGTTCTTGGCCGCGGCAATCGCTGTGAAACTTGAAGACGGCGGGCCTGTGTTCTACAGCGCGAAACGATGGGGGAAAGACCTAAAGCCGTTCAACATGCACAAGTTCCGCTCTATGAGGGTGAACGCTGAGTCAATGCTTGCAGAGCTTCTCAAAGACAGCGAGCAGACCGGGCACGCATTCAAGATAAAGGATGACCCGCGTATTACCCGTGTCGGAAAATTCATCAGGAAATACAGCATTGACGAGCTTCCGCAGCTGTGGAATATTTTTGTGGGCGATATGTCCGTTGTAGGCCCCCGGCCTATTATGACAGTCGACACAGAAATGATTGACGATTACGACAGGCAGCGATGGCTTGTCCGCCCGGGGCTTACGTGCTATTGGCAGATCTCAGGAAGAGCGGACGTAAAGTGGGCGCAGTGGATTGAAATGGATCTTGATTATATCGAGAAAATGAGCCTCACTGAGGATTTCATGATGATACTGAAAACTTTTCCCGTTGTATTCAGGGCGCAGGGAGCATATTAG